TCCAGTCTGATTTTGCATGCTGTGCGTTACCACGACCTTTAACCGTACCTGCTTTTTGGATCGCGTTTCCGAATAACAGTACTTTTTCAGTAATGGTGGTTTTACCCGCATCCGGGTGAGAAATAATAGCGAACGTTCTACGTTTAGAAACTTCGCCTAGAAAAGGTGTATTTGACATGAAACTGGTCTTCTTTGATGTCTGATAGCTTGCTCAATATTCAAACAAGCTTTATTCGATTCAATATTGCGCGATATTCTCGCTTATTATTGCTTTAGGGGCAACCAATGATATCTTCCCAATGACTAAGTCGCATAACCTAAGCTTTTAAAACACTCCGTTGAAGAAGTATAAAAAACTCAGTTGAAGAAGAATAAATAGCTCATAATAAGTGCGTCTTCTTTACCTTTATTGTTCTTGGCTGGGTAATAATTATAACGACGATCTACTTCATTGAAGCCAGCTTGCTCATAAATATGAATCGCAGAAAGGTTACTTTCTCGAACCTCTAACCAAGCACTCTCAGCGTTTGCTTGCTGACAAACCGCCAAGAAAGCCTCTAATAGCTTGCGTCCTAGCCCTTTGCCTTGCTGCTCAGTGGCAATAGTAATATTCAGTAACGTCACTTCCCCAACAATATTTTGGGCATAAAAGTAACCGACCACTTGCTTCTCTTTAAGCAATACATGATGACAAGCCCCTCGACTGGAAAGGTCTCTAATCAACGATTCAGCCCAAGGGTGTGAGTGAGCCTGCTGCTCAATTTGCCAAACTTGATCTAAATGCTCTTCTGTCATGGGGGTTATTTGAATTGTCACGCCTTTCTCCATCATGAATAAGAACAAATTTGCAACCACAAGGCGCGGCGTTGCTCAGTATTACCATCAATATCTTGTAAAAGCGGCGAATGAAGTTGCTTTATCTCACTGTTCTTGATTGCTTCATAGTCGTTATCACTTGCTTCACACCCTGCAAGCCAGATCCACTCTAAGTCATGTGTACCCAGTTGAGAAAGCTGCTGAGGTTCCAGATGAAGTGCATCATCCAGAGAGAGCTTAATACTCTTCAATACACGCTCAAGCATCAATGCGGTTTGGCCTTCTGGGCATTTCGGCGAGACGAGCAGTAATTTACAAGAACAAGGTAAATTGAGTGGCGGAGCTTGATAGCCAAGTATTTTTTCTGGATGGATCAGTTCCCATGTACTGATTCCCATTTCTTGTAAATAGTGATTTTGCTTGATGGACATTGATTGCTACCTCTTGGAACGACATTATCTTATCAGACTTCCTCGCTAACGTCAGAAAGCATGCCCATTTTCGTTATTATTTGACATCAAGTTACTAGAATACGTCCAATCGGCACAACCAAACACCATGCTATCTAACACAAAGCTCCCAACACCAAGCCCGCGTTCTTGAAACAGGCTCAGTATTTAAAAGCGCTACAGTTCTGAAAACTCATTGGCATAATCAATTCGCCCAGAATGTCCTTGGCAATGGCCTTTGATTAACTCAGCAATACGAAATGCACCAGGTGGAACTTCCCACGCACAATCAAAACCAATTTCATCTGCGGCTTTAAAGCCAAAACGTGAGTAATAGTTTGGGTCACCTAATACGACACATACTGGATACCCAAAGTCACATAAAGACTCAAAACCTGCTTTTATTAATTCAGCCCCTATGCCTTGTCGACGATATTTTTCATCCACAGCCAAAGGTGCCAAGCCTTGCCATAACAGATCTTCACCATTAACCAACACTGGGGTAAATAAAGCATGACCAATGACTTCCCCTTCATCAGTACAAGCCACCAGCGATAAAGTAAGTTTACCGTTTTCACGCAATTTCATCACAAGGTTGGCTTCTGCATCAGTCGGAAAGGCGGCTTTCAACAAACGGTCAATAGTGAGAATATCCGCAGGTGCTTCAGTTCGAATAAGCATTTGCAACTCCGTTTTTTTGTACAGGTGCTTGGATACCTTTTTGAACAAAGTCAGCTAGCATTTCCAAAGCAATCTGCATAGATTTGGGTAACTGCTCCAAATCAACACTGTCCATTAAGTTTTTCACTTCTAAACCCAGTTCAGTATCGCCTTCAATCGAGAGGCGACGTTGGAAAAACAACGTATCAGGGTCTTCTTTGCGACCAGCAATTAGCACTAAGTCGTTTAGATTACCACTAAAACACACATTTTCCTGAACCAATTTATCGGCAACGATCAATTTGTCATTTTGATAACTGATATACCACGCTAAATTGAGATCTTTAACCTCAACTTTCAACCATTTATCTTTTAGAAATTCAAAGTCTCCATCTTCTAATGCCTCTTGAAAAACCATTTCCAGTCCATCTAATAATGCTTTCCTTTGCACACTTAGAGGAAGTAACTGTATTGGCGAACGTAAAATGAATGCGGCTTTGGTAACAAGTTGATGGCGAATTTTATTTAACACGCTTAGTTTCCGTCGGTTATGTTCGATAAACCATGGTACGAAATCGTCTTACTTTGATACCTGTTATGAATCAAAAAACGGTCACTTTATTGTTCAGTTATTCAATATATACCCAAGTAACTTCAAGATTCTATGTTCAGCGAGATAGCCTTAACTCTCAGGCGTGTCACTTGGGTATAATCAACTAACCTCAAGATACTTGGGTATACCTAAAACACCAAATCATAAATCAAACCAATTGCGATTCGTACTTTCACAACAGAGGTTTCAAAGTTATAGTTATAAATTCCCCGATATAATACCTTCCAAGTGCCAAACTCAATGCATATTAAGGATTTGCTGTATCGTTCAAGGGGAAAGTAAGAATACCTTTCT
This window of the Vibrio azureus genome carries:
- a CDS encoding GNAT family N-acetyltransferase; translated protein: MLIRTEAPADILTIDRLLKAAFPTDAEANLVMKLRENGKLTLSLVACTDEGEVIGHALFTPVLVNGEDLLWQGLAPLAVDEKYRRQGIGAELIKAGFESLCDFGYPVCVVLGDPNYYSRFGFKAADEIGFDCAWEVPPGAFRIAELIKGHCQGHSGRIDYANEFSEL
- the ubiT gene encoding ubiquinone anaerobic biosynthesis accessory factor UbiT, translating into MLNKIRHQLVTKAAFILRSPIQLLPLSVQRKALLDGLEMVFQEALEDGDFEFLKDKWLKVEVKDLNLAWYISYQNDKLIVADKLVQENVCFSGNLNDLVLIAGRKEDPDTLFFQRRLSIEGDTELGLEVKNLMDSVDLEQLPKSMQIALEMLADFVQKGIQAPVQKNGVANAYSN
- a CDS encoding DNA polymerase III subunit psi, with translation MSIKQNHYLQEMGISTWELIHPEKILGYQAPPLNLPCSCKLLLVSPKCPEGQTALMLERVLKSIKLSLDDALHLEPQQLSQLGTHDLEWIWLAGCEASDNDYEAIKNSEIKQLHSPLLQDIDGNTEQRRALWLQICSYS
- the rimI gene encoding ribosomal protein S18-alanine N-acetyltransferase codes for the protein MTIQITPMTEEHLDQVWQIEQQAHSHPWAESLIRDLSSRGACHHVLLKEKQVVGYFYAQNIVGEVTLLNITIATEQQGKGLGRKLLEAFLAVCQQANAESAWLEVRESNLSAIHIYEQAGFNEVDRRYNYYPAKNNKGKEDALIMSYLFFFN